A region from the Lentisphaera profundi genome encodes:
- a CDS encoding efflux RND transporter permease subunit, translated as MKTENPKLSIMDRLIKFCLLNKLLIFLLVIASLLWGLMVAPFDWKLDALPRDPVPVDAIPDIGENQQIIFTSWPGRSPQDMEDQVTYPLTTALLGVPKVKTVRSFSMFGFSSIYIIFEDDAEFYWSRTRVLEKMNSLPAGMLPDGVKPILGPDATALGQVFWYTLEGLDKQGLPTGGWDLHELRSVQDWYVRYGLLGASGVSEVASVGGFVQEYQIDVDPDAMRANNVTLDMVFKSVKMSNLDVGARTIEINKAEYVIRGLGFIKEISDIEKAVVTSNENIPILVKDVANVTLGPALRRGALDKAGAEAVGGVCVVRYGDNPLAAIQAIKAKIKEITPGLPSKAVIDFTKVKMATVRSFAEENGFEAYGEDNKLNQEAWKLFLTSGEDPPEWLKYSQINIVPFYDRSALINETLGTLETALTEEILITIIVILVMMMHLRSSGIISLTLPFAVILCFIAMKIFHVDANIVALSGIAIAIGTIVDMGVIICENILTNLEEAGESKSLYEVVFDSTSEVGGAVLTAVLTTIVSFLPVFTMEGAEGKLFKPLAYTKSFALLAAVIVALTVTPVLAQILYKAPVKIKNIFLGKAWKFSTVILNLVIAVAVCWVLSQHWLPLGPSAGEFKNFVAVAIPIAGLLSFFILWQQCYRFVLRAVLTFKNFFLMIIIVILMAGYSAWLGFDTTFSWLPNDWKTSELYVNLKHKVPGLQKEFMPPLDEGSYLYMPTTMVHASIGEALDSMSKQDIGFDNIPEVDLVVGKLGRAETPLDPAPISMFESVINYKSEYIVDEDGHRQRFKFEFSKTDLMRDSEGKAIPANDGKDYVVQGKFFRDDLGALIPDEDGMPFPNWRMPLDTDLNEGREIWDGINSPDDIWDEIIKAGEVLGTTSAPKLQPIAARIVMLQSGMRAPMGIKVNGPDLETIENFGVQLEKYLKDVPGVNPAAVIADRIVGKPYLEIEIDRDAIARYGLHISSVQQVIEVAIGGKPLTRTVEGRERYPVRVRYQRELRDSLEEIENILVAASNGQQIPLKQLTTINYVRGPQVIKNEDTFLTGYVLFDKLKGHAEVDVVENAQKYLNELQAKGELVLPDGVKYKFSGSYENQLRAEKKLRVVLPLAMFVIFIILFLHFKNIPNTMMVFSGIAVAWAGGFMLIWLYGQAWFLDGEMWGFNFRDLFNIKTINLSVAVWVGFLALFGIATDDGVVMGTYLKDQFKDKKTDDIESIRNSIILGAQRRIRPCLMTTATTLLALLPVLSSTGRGSDVMIPMAIPSFGGMLIVQLSVFLVPCLFCMIKEFQFYTKLKDSSVDAIFISFLVLGLAGGAYAAATLNTMIDPMFIVIAGVLASLAILCLLISLLVLPMDFVYIKRNLKKWISKMK; from the coding sequence ATGAAAACGGAAAATCCCAAGCTCTCAATTATGGATCGCTTGATTAAGTTTTGTCTACTTAATAAGTTACTCATATTTCTTTTGGTGATTGCCTCGCTCCTTTGGGGCCTCATGGTCGCGCCCTTTGATTGGAAGCTAGATGCTCTTCCTCGTGATCCTGTACCCGTGGATGCAATCCCTGATATTGGTGAGAACCAACAAATTATTTTTACTTCATGGCCAGGGCGTTCTCCGCAGGATATGGAAGATCAGGTAACGTATCCTTTGACTACGGCTTTACTTGGTGTTCCCAAGGTGAAAACTGTGAGGAGTTTTTCCATGTTTGGATTCTCTTCCATTTATATCATCTTCGAAGACGATGCGGAATTCTATTGGTCACGAACTCGAGTACTGGAGAAAATGAACTCCCTGCCCGCTGGAATGTTACCAGATGGTGTTAAACCCATACTAGGTCCAGATGCCACGGCTCTTGGACAGGTTTTTTGGTATACACTAGAAGGACTCGACAAGCAGGGTTTACCCACAGGAGGCTGGGACTTACATGAGTTAAGGTCTGTACAAGATTGGTATGTAAGGTACGGCTTGTTAGGAGCATCGGGCGTAAGCGAAGTCGCCTCCGTTGGTGGTTTCGTTCAAGAGTACCAAATTGATGTTGATCCCGATGCCATGCGGGCAAATAATGTGACCCTAGATATGGTTTTCAAATCAGTGAAGATGTCGAACCTGGATGTCGGGGCCAGGACGATTGAAATCAATAAAGCTGAGTATGTTATTCGTGGTCTGGGTTTTATTAAAGAGATTAGCGATATTGAGAAAGCTGTTGTTACATCTAATGAAAATATCCCTATCTTAGTAAAGGATGTGGCTAACGTGACACTCGGACCAGCCTTACGCCGAGGCGCACTCGATAAAGCGGGTGCTGAAGCTGTTGGTGGAGTTTGTGTTGTACGCTATGGCGATAATCCACTCGCGGCGATTCAAGCAATCAAAGCCAAGATCAAAGAAATCACTCCTGGCTTACCCTCCAAAGCTGTTATTGATTTTACCAAAGTAAAAATGGCGACAGTGAGATCATTTGCAGAAGAGAATGGTTTTGAAGCTTATGGTGAGGATAATAAGCTCAATCAAGAGGCTTGGAAATTATTTCTCACGAGTGGTGAAGATCCTCCAGAATGGTTGAAATATAGCCAAATTAATATTGTCCCTTTCTACGATAGATCAGCTTTGATTAACGAGACCTTGGGAACCTTAGAAACGGCTTTGACTGAAGAAATTCTGATTACGATTATTGTTATCTTAGTGATGATGATGCACCTGCGCAGTTCGGGCATCATTTCACTGACCTTGCCTTTTGCGGTTATTCTCTGCTTCATCGCCATGAAAATATTCCATGTTGATGCCAACATCGTGGCGCTCTCGGGTATTGCTATTGCAATTGGTACGATTGTTGATATGGGGGTGATAATCTGTGAAAATATCTTAACGAATTTAGAAGAAGCGGGTGAGTCAAAATCACTTTATGAAGTTGTGTTTGATTCAACGAGTGAAGTTGGTGGTGCCGTTTTAACTGCGGTGCTCACCACAATCGTCAGTTTCCTTCCTGTTTTTACCATGGAAGGAGCAGAAGGTAAACTCTTCAAGCCTCTAGCTTATACCAAGTCTTTTGCCTTACTGGCAGCGGTGATTGTGGCCCTCACCGTCACCCCCGTTTTGGCGCAGATACTTTATAAAGCACCGGTCAAAATTAAAAATATTTTCCTAGGTAAAGCTTGGAAATTCTCGACAGTCATTCTTAATTTAGTTATTGCAGTCGCTGTCTGTTGGGTTCTTTCTCAGCATTGGTTGCCTCTCGGTCCTAGTGCGGGAGAGTTTAAGAACTTCGTTGCAGTGGCTATTCCTATTGCGGGATTATTAAGTTTTTTCATTCTTTGGCAGCAGTGTTATCGTTTTGTATTACGAGCTGTTTTGACCTTCAAAAATTTTTTCTTGATGATCATTATAGTTATTCTTATGGCTGGTTATTCGGCGTGGTTAGGTTTTGATACCACCTTCTCTTGGCTTCCCAATGATTGGAAAACGTCCGAACTTTATGTGAATCTCAAGCATAAGGTTCCGGGTCTACAAAAAGAGTTCATGCCTCCTCTCGATGAGGGTTCCTATCTTTATATGCCGACAACTATGGTACACGCCTCAATAGGTGAAGCTTTAGATTCCATGAGTAAACAAGATATTGGTTTTGATAATATTCCAGAAGTCGACTTGGTTGTTGGTAAACTTGGTCGTGCAGAAACACCTTTGGACCCTGCGCCTATTTCCATGTTTGAATCAGTTATTAATTATAAATCTGAATACATTGTGGATGAAGATGGTCATCGCCAACGTTTTAAATTCGAGTTTTCAAAAACAGACTTGATGCGCGATAGCGAAGGTAAAGCTATCCCCGCCAATGACGGAAAAGACTATGTTGTACAAGGCAAATTTTTTCGGGATGACTTAGGCGCTCTTATTCCTGATGAAGATGGTATGCCTTTTCCTAACTGGCGTATGCCCCTTGATACCGACCTTAACGAAGGTAGAGAAATTTGGGATGGCATTAATTCACCCGATGATATTTGGGATGAAATTATCAAAGCTGGTGAAGTTCTAGGTACGACTTCAGCCCCCAAATTACAACCCATCGCAGCGCGTATCGTCATGTTGCAAAGTGGTATGCGGGCTCCCATGGGAATCAAAGTTAATGGACCTGATCTTGAAACCATCGAAAACTTTGGTGTTCAACTCGAGAAGTATTTAAAAGACGTGCCTGGGGTCAATCCCGCAGCGGTTATTGCCGACCGCATTGTCGGTAAGCCCTATCTTGAAATTGAGATTGACCGCGATGCAATTGCCCGTTATGGCTTACATATTAGCAGCGTTCAACAAGTTATTGAAGTTGCTATTGGTGGTAAGCCGCTGACTCGTACTGTGGAAGGACGAGAGCGTTACCCCGTGCGTGTACGTTATCAACGCGAATTACGCGACAGCCTCGAAGAGATAGAGAACATCTTGGTAGCTGCGTCCAATGGACAACAAATTCCATTGAAGCAATTGACCACGATTAACTATGTACGTGGTCCCCAAGTCATTAAAAATGAAGATACCTTTCTCACTGGTTATGTTTTGTTTGATAAGCTTAAGGGCCACGCCGAAGTTGATGTGGTGGAGAATGCTCAAAAGTATCTCAATGAACTACAAGCTAAAGGTGAACTCGTCTTGCCTGATGGTGTAAAGTACAAATTCTCTGGTTCCTATGAGAATCAGCTTCGCGCCGAGAAAAAATTGCGGGTGGTTTTACCACTAGCCATGTTTGTGATCTTCATCATCCTCTTTCTGCACTTTAAAAATATTCCTAATACGATGATGGTTTTTAGTGGCATTGCGGTTGCTTGGGCGGGTGGTTTCATGCTCATATGGCTCTATGGCCAAGCTTGGTTTTTAGATGGCGAGATGTGGGGATTCAACTTCCGTGATTTATTCAATATCAAAACCATCAATCTCTCCGTCGCAGTTTGGGTGGGATTCCTAGCACTCTTCGGTATTGCTACCGATGACGGCGTCGTAATGGGCACTTACCTCAAAGATCAGTTTAAAGATAAAAAAACTGATGATATTGAAAGTATTCGGAACTCCATAATCCTAGGTGCTCAACGTCGTATTCGTCCTTGCTTGATGACTACCGCAACAACGCTTTTAGCCCTATTGCCCGTACTTAGTTCTACTGGGCGTGGCTCGGATGTCATGATACCCATGGCTATCCCCAGTTTCGGTGGCATGCTCATTGTGCAACTCTCTGTCTTTTTGGTTCCCTGCCTTTTTTGCATGATCAAAGAGTTTCAGTTTTATACCAAACTAAAAGATTCTAGTGTGGATGCTATCTTCATAAGCTTTTTAGTCCTGGGATTAGCTGGAGGTGCTTATGCTGCAGCTACGCTCAATACCATGATCGACCCCATGTTTATTGTCATTGCTGGCGTGCTCGCTTCCTTAGCCATTCTTTGTCTTCTAATCAGCCTACTAGTCCTACCCATGGATTTTGTTTACATCAAAAGAAATCTCAAAAAATGGATAAGTAAAATGAAGTGA
- a CDS encoding DUF6370 family protein has product MIKSLIISAVLSSVLFFTGCQEKPAATSVKAVPAEATPAITQVIAEETIVDAGCGMCTYHIPGVEHCETWVNIDNKKLKVTGIEHSAHKSGLCKAGKHEVKITGSIAGDTIITKSIEVIK; this is encoded by the coding sequence ATGATAAAATCACTCATAATAAGCGCAGTTCTTAGTTCCGTATTATTTTTTACGGGATGTCAAGAAAAACCCGCTGCTACTTCCGTAAAAGCTGTCCCTGCGGAAGCCACACCTGCCATTACGCAAGTTATTGCTGAGGAAACAATCGTTGATGCTGGCTGTGGTATGTGCACCTATCATATCCCAGGTGTAGAGCATTGCGAAACTTGGGTCAATATCGACAATAAAAAGCTCAAAGTCACGGGTATTGAGCATAGCGCACACAAATCAGGGCTTTGTAAAGCTGGTAAGCATGAAGTAAAAATCACTGGTTCCATTGCAGGTGACACCATCATAACTAAAAGCATTGAAGTGATTAAGTGA
- a CDS encoding sulfatase has protein sequence MRYLIFFFSFALLVADERPNVLFCMADDWGWPHASAYGDQGIQTPNFDRTAKEGILFHHTYVSSPSCTPSRNAVITGKYHWQLGPGANLWSTLPIEHESFIHLLEDAGYVIGQNRAKTWGPGKINTWAKHHGNHPAGSTYKDLDEFFTKTKALENPFFFWLATSDPHRGYKKDSGVNSGIDASKVHLFDHYPDALTVRKDVADYYYEVQRWDELVGSAIKLLEDKDLLDNTIIIMTGDHGMPFPRGKGNLYDSGVRVPFAIRWNKGIKAGLENRDFISFADIAPTLLEVCDVPVPSNMTGKSFVSLLKSEASGKLELNSRPYAIFGRERHTPAQEKPNMGGYPSRAIRTHEFLYIRNYRPELWPMGAGNGNTNKPGQWFSDCDGSPTKDYIIDNKDKDEQHRRAYELCFAKRPAQELYHLIKDSAQIHNLAKDPEYRAIMDKLDKQMQQGLLERKDPRAQDPLYSGFDTHPYFGGGGGKRKK, from the coding sequence ATGCGCTACCTTATCTTTTTCTTCTCATTTGCACTTTTAGTGGCTGATGAGCGCCCCAATGTGCTTTTTTGTATGGCCGATGACTGGGGATGGCCCCACGCAAGTGCTTATGGTGATCAAGGAATTCAAACTCCAAACTTTGACCGTACTGCGAAAGAAGGTATTTTATTTCATCACACTTATGTCTCTAGTCCTTCATGTACTCCGAGCCGCAACGCGGTGATTACGGGGAAATATCATTGGCAATTGGGGCCGGGAGCTAACCTCTGGAGTACTCTACCCATTGAGCATGAAAGCTTCATTCATTTATTAGAAGATGCTGGTTATGTCATTGGTCAAAACCGTGCAAAAACTTGGGGTCCAGGAAAAATTAATACTTGGGCAAAACATCATGGTAATCATCCAGCGGGGTCAACCTATAAGGATTTGGATGAATTTTTCACAAAAACCAAAGCTCTAGAGAATCCTTTTTTCTTTTGGTTAGCCACAAGTGACCCTCATCGTGGATATAAAAAAGATTCTGGTGTAAATAGTGGTATCGATGCGAGTAAAGTTCATTTGTTTGACCATTACCCCGATGCTTTGACCGTTCGTAAGGATGTTGCTGATTACTATTACGAAGTTCAGCGTTGGGACGAACTTGTGGGCTCAGCGATAAAGTTATTAGAAGATAAAGATCTTTTGGATAATACGATCATTATTATGACCGGTGATCATGGCATGCCTTTCCCACGTGGAAAAGGCAATCTTTATGATTCCGGTGTGCGTGTCCCTTTTGCCATACGTTGGAATAAGGGAATTAAAGCAGGACTTGAAAATAGAGACTTTATTTCTTTTGCTGATATCGCACCCACCTTGCTCGAAGTTTGTGATGTTCCCGTGCCATCAAATATGACGGGCAAGAGTTTTGTTTCTTTATTGAAATCAGAAGCATCTGGAAAACTTGAGCTTAACTCGCGTCCTTATGCGATTTTTGGACGTGAACGTCATACTCCAGCACAAGAAAAACCGAATATGGGTGGCTATCCTTCTCGGGCAATTCGAACGCATGAATTTTTGTATATTCGCAATTACCGTCCCGAACTTTGGCCCATGGGAGCAGGAAATGGCAATACTAATAAACCTGGTCAATGGTTCTCTGATTGCGATGGCAGTCCCACAAAAGATTATATTATTGATAATAAAGACAAAGACGAGCAACATCGACGTGCGTATGAACTTTGCTTTGCCAAACGTCCCGCTCAGGAACTTTATCACCTCATAAAAGATTCTGCTCAAATTCATAACTTAGCCAAAGATCCCGAATATAGGGCAATTATGGATAAACTTGATAAACAAATGCAGCAAGGTTTACTGGAGCGTAAAGATCCCCGCGCTCAGGATCCTTTGTATAGTGGTTTTGATACTCATCCTTATTTTGGTGGTGGTGGCGGGAAACGTAAGAAATAG
- a CDS encoding IS1595 family transposase yields MPKNKVQFQVGVSFPEFIKTFGTEEQCSAYLESCKWPNGFKCDTCDSDKYYRYKSGSRTIFQCKACRKNHRLTAGTLFHRTKVPLQKWFLALHQISQSKNSVSALELHRHIDVNYKTAWLIKQKIMQMMYEQDSKYKLKGLVEIDDAYLGGRLEEGKRGRGSENKSPFIAAVETNENRNPVFVKLSPVSGFSYEVIKQWAIDNLEENCDTISDGLRGFSALKEVSNHSVLVTSKAKKEEIESTFKWVNTILSNIKTSISGTFHSLKFDKYGFRYLADLQFRLNRRFDLRKMFFGLISKAMATSQKPVKYLNTSLTG; encoded by the coding sequence ATGCCTAAGAATAAAGTTCAGTTTCAAGTTGGAGTTAGCTTTCCAGAATTCATCAAAACTTTTGGAACCGAAGAACAATGTAGTGCTTACCTGGAAAGCTGTAAGTGGCCTAATGGCTTTAAATGTGACACATGCGATAGTGATAAGTATTATCGCTATAAATCAGGAAGCCGCACAATCTTTCAATGTAAAGCCTGCCGTAAAAACCATCGCTTAACAGCGGGTACTTTATTTCATCGAACGAAAGTTCCTCTCCAGAAATGGTTCTTAGCTCTCCATCAAATAAGTCAATCAAAGAACAGTGTTTCAGCATTAGAATTACACCGTCACATTGATGTGAACTATAAAACTGCTTGGTTAATAAAGCAGAAAATTATGCAGATGATGTATGAGCAGGACAGTAAGTATAAACTTAAAGGCTTGGTTGAAATAGACGATGCTTACCTAGGCGGTCGACTGGAAGAAGGTAAACGAGGTAGAGGTTCAGAAAATAAGTCTCCATTTATAGCTGCCGTAGAAACTAACGAAAATCGGAATCCAGTTTTTGTTAAACTGAGTCCTGTATCGGGTTTTTCTTATGAAGTTATTAAACAATGGGCTATAGATAATCTTGAGGAGAACTGTGATACAATTTCAGATGGACTTAGAGGTTTCAGTGCCTTAAAAGAAGTAAGTAATCATAGCGTTTTAGTTACTAGTAAAGCAAAAAAAGAAGAAATAGAAAGTACTTTTAAATGGGTCAATACAATTTTAAGTAACATCAAAACCTCAATTTCGGGGACTTTCCACTCTTTAAAATTCGATAAATATGGTTTCAGGTACCTTGCGGATTTACAGTTTAGGCTCAATAGAAGATTTGACCTCAGGAAAATGTTTTTTGGCTTAATATCTAAAGCTATGGCTACATCACAGAAACCTGTTAAATATCTTAATACATCGTTAACTGGTTAA
- a CDS encoding alpha/beta hydrolase family protein, which translates to MTSFNRFSHGILVAILISFSHLAFCESLPWDLSQIHKNPQWQKTDLAPAAGMTALLYNSLSYTANDVQVFAYYSAPEGTPPEGGWPAVVCVHGGGGTAFPQWVKKWNEHGYAAISMDLEGHIPLNLTGKKGRQPTPNPGPSRIGVFHDFDKPIKEQWYYHAMAQIMIAHSLIRSFPEVNADKTGLTGISWGGNLTSSVMGVDTRFKFAIPGYGCGFLPASSGHQGRAISDGKHSDVVNTYYDGSAYFQNVNYPTLWVNGTNDFHFAMPAFQKSAQATKAPQTMRIELEMNHGHGPVWDTEECYVFADSIVKGQAGLIQFEAPQAEADQARVIVAAPAKLKSAQLLYTLDADNIWPDKKWLALPAKIEANSISATLPPGTFAFYFNARDSRGMMSSSFFLEHQVEGLRSVETSNTQLDFDQLFTQAISSQQGKKILLAENFENDLSPKIHTMVNVKDPSGIAGIQEWYDEKASGGKSLLISNSPNVQHSFMPSLNQWFRGEQSLKSGALNLSFDILVPQSAHMAIESRDYSVKPSINHLSINLMPSTISLGKKSIQYQANQWLHLELSIPVNQNQADIRLKVQEQNGETHELSSPATQVKSLSCLGLMLPGKNDSKIYIDNLVISHIQNESH; encoded by the coding sequence ATGACTTCTTTCAATCGTTTCAGCCACGGCATTCTTGTTGCTATTCTTATTAGCTTCAGTCATCTTGCTTTTTGTGAGAGTCTTCCTTGGGATCTGAGTCAAATACATAAAAACCCTCAATGGCAAAAAACTGATTTAGCACCCGCAGCTGGAATGACCGCTCTACTCTATAATTCTCTCTCCTACACTGCTAATGATGTTCAGGTTTTTGCTTATTACTCCGCGCCTGAAGGAACTCCTCCAGAAGGCGGTTGGCCTGCAGTTGTCTGTGTTCACGGTGGCGGTGGAACGGCTTTTCCTCAATGGGTAAAAAAATGGAATGAGCACGGCTATGCCGCAATTTCAATGGATCTAGAAGGCCACATCCCACTGAATCTTACTGGTAAAAAAGGACGTCAGCCTACTCCAAATCCAGGCCCTAGCCGTATTGGCGTCTTTCACGATTTTGACAAACCGATAAAAGAGCAATGGTACTACCATGCCATGGCTCAAATAATGATTGCACATTCACTCATTCGCTCGTTTCCAGAAGTAAATGCCGACAAGACTGGCTTAACGGGCATTAGCTGGGGCGGAAATCTCACCAGCTCTGTCATGGGAGTCGATACACGATTTAAATTTGCTATCCCTGGCTACGGCTGTGGCTTTTTACCTGCTTCTTCTGGTCACCAGGGTCGCGCAATCAGCGATGGAAAACACAGTGATGTTGTGAATACTTACTACGATGGTTCAGCCTACTTTCAAAATGTCAATTACCCTACTCTTTGGGTCAATGGAACAAATGATTTTCATTTTGCTATGCCCGCATTTCAAAAATCTGCCCAAGCAACTAAGGCACCTCAAACCATGAGAATTGAACTAGAGATGAATCATGGGCATGGTCCCGTTTGGGATACTGAAGAATGTTATGTTTTTGCAGATTCAATTGTAAAAGGTCAAGCTGGGCTTATTCAATTTGAAGCTCCTCAAGCAGAAGCAGATCAAGCCCGTGTGATTGTTGCGGCTCCCGCAAAACTTAAATCAGCCCAATTGCTCTATACTCTAGATGCTGATAATATTTGGCCCGATAAAAAATGGCTTGCGCTTCCCGCAAAAATAGAAGCGAATTCAATCTCTGCAACTTTACCTCCTGGGACTTTTGCTTTTTACTTCAATGCTAGAGATTCACGGGGGATGATGTCGAGTAGTTTTTTCTTAGAGCATCAAGTCGAAGGCCTAAGATCTGTAGAAACAAGTAATACTCAACTTGATTTTGACCAATTATTTACTCAAGCAATAAGTTCACAACAAGGAAAAAAAATTCTCCTTGCTGAAAATTTCGAAAATGATTTGTCTCCTAAGATTCATACAATGGTGAATGTAAAAGACCCTAGTGGTATTGCAGGCATCCAAGAATGGTACGATGAAAAAGCTTCCGGCGGAAAATCCTTGCTTATTTCAAATTCACCAAATGTTCAGCACTCGTTTATGCCCTCACTGAACCAATGGTTTCGTGGTGAACAAAGCCTAAAATCAGGTGCACTTAATTTATCCTTTGATATTTTAGTTCCCCAAAGTGCTCACATGGCAATTGAAAGCAGAGATTACAGTGTGAAGCCTTCCATCAATCACTTAAGTATTAATTTGATGCCCTCGACTATTTCTCTCGGCAAAAAAAGTATCCAGTATCAAGCCAATCAATGGCTACATCTAGAGCTTTCCATTCCCGTCAATCAAAATCAGGCAGACATTAGGCTCAAGGTACAAGAGCAAAACGGCGAGACACACGAGCTCTCTAGTCCTGCTACACAAGTCAAATCCTTATCTTGCTTAGGACTTATGCTACCTGGAAAAAATGATAGCAAAATCTACATCGACAACCTCGTTATCAGTCACATTCAAAATGAATCGCATTAA
- a CDS encoding protein kinase domain-containing protein: MSESPINKPDVSADLLRHQTSLKHVLATEFKKPKRTTAYTVNKEVSNESLDQEELSDLDENSPATYEATIVCPGCKVENLFQFQTMFEKVTCSKCRSTFRIPVETEEFIFDKHILEMPLINIFRAHNKENDFYGDVVVYERTEEDESKLGDLIEVVKKFSQVRVQNYLSPLYFQVDPSAYYISREKAHFPMNLYLKQYGALSKSDASTILNQITHIILSLAKQNIYGDLIPSDLMLNDQGIIQVSDYGLRNALFTQMNIQDHLPLSYLAPETVHQSSRNEASVVYSLGLLAITLLSGANPFQELDPEQVEDERENYLENFKDTKLPSFLKLMIKTNPADRPPLMQCGDFFIRLSRQSKR; the protein is encoded by the coding sequence ATGAGCGAATCACCTATTAATAAACCTGACGTTTCTGCTGATCTATTAAGACATCAAACGAGTTTAAAACACGTACTCGCCACTGAGTTCAAGAAACCAAAGCGAACAACTGCTTATACGGTTAATAAGGAAGTCTCTAATGAGTCCCTTGATCAAGAAGAACTAAGTGATTTAGATGAGAATTCACCCGCCACTTACGAGGCCACTATTGTCTGTCCGGGTTGCAAAGTTGAGAATCTCTTTCAATTTCAAACGATGTTTGAAAAAGTCACTTGTTCAAAATGCAGGTCTACCTTTCGTATCCCCGTAGAAACGGAAGAATTTATTTTTGATAAACACATTTTAGAAATGCCCTTAATCAATATTTTTCGCGCTCATAACAAAGAGAATGATTTTTACGGTGATGTCGTTGTTTATGAAAGAACGGAAGAAGATGAAAGTAAGCTTGGAGATTTAATCGAGGTCGTAAAAAAATTCTCTCAAGTAAGGGTCCAAAACTACCTAAGTCCACTATATTTCCAAGTAGACCCAAGTGCCTATTACATCTCGCGAGAAAAAGCTCACTTCCCTATGAACCTCTATCTAAAACAGTATGGTGCTCTATCTAAAAGCGATGCCTCTACTATTTTAAATCAAATCACTCATATTATTCTAAGTTTAGCTAAACAGAATATCTACGGTGACCTTATCCCATCGGACCTTATGCTCAATGATCAAGGCATTATCCAAGTGAGTGATTATGGTTTACGAAATGCTTTGTTTACTCAAATGAATATACAAGATCATTTACCGCTAAGTTATTTAGCTCCCGAAACAGTGCATCAATCAAGTCGAAATGAAGCCTCTGTCGTTTACTCTTTAGGCCTTTTGGCCATCACTCTACTTAGTGGTGCTAATCCCTTTCAAGAACTCGACCCCGAGCAAGTTGAAGACGAACGTGAAAACTACCTTGAAAACTTTAAAGACACTAAGCTTCCGAGTTTCCTAAAGCTCATGATCAAAACAAATCCTGCTGACCGTCCACCACTTATGCAATGCGGTGACTTCTTTATAAGACTCTCACGCCAAAGCAAACGCTAA